One region of Macadamia integrifolia cultivar HAES 741 chromosome 11, SCU_Mint_v3, whole genome shotgun sequence genomic DNA includes:
- the LOC122092882 gene encoding uncharacterized protein LOC122092882 — MKILYWNIRGVRKAAGLCALRLLVKEHAPDVLCLAEPMVQVCKFPVIFFSRLGYAVDFIHNFRDDKVPNLWIIWKLGVSRPVVADLELSISALVPWSVMGDFNATLFSHEKRGPGKFNLGSAAEFQAMVDACELLSIPSQGKKFTWTNNRRRGHAVAVLDRSFCNGKWIDVFRNVKQRVLLSSVSDHAPLIVVSDDVQRPTNIPFRFHSFWMENDQFISVVEEAWKTSIGGNPIFVLAQKLKQVKENLKVWARANFPNLNDEVDKAKLELKKVQDMIEVAGMNDELFNREADAKTVLLKANQMYEKLWAEKAKLRWMKNGDCNSKIFHLSVKLRRLKNQITSLKKEDGTWVSDQQGISFYVSDFFEKFHEADEITVHNDLLDNIPRVLEEEDVAELEIVPSGDEIKQAVWDLDPVSSPGPDGFPGSFFRRCWTIVEGDFCRAVKKFFEEGRLPKGINNCFISLIPKVERAASLDRFRPICMGNFYCKVISKILSSRLLVVLPKLISEEQGAFQQGKIISANISLASELSNLMYSSVRGGGMGLKLDVQKAYDSLAWEFLFAIDGSLKTTYLSSSIWPGLKKVWRWVQSHEQWTVGNGQRINFWKDSWLGKKSIEEMYGLQLDIFDSMQAKVSDFICQDEWNFPQVARNIDLVYGGGSIGLMGLVSQAVYNGGQHVLG, encoded by the exons ATGAAGATTCTATATTGGAACATTCGGGGTGTTAGGAAGGCAGCAGGGTTGTGCGCTTTACGTCTACTGGTGAAGGAGCATGCCCCGGATGTGTTATGCTTGGCTGAACCCATGGTTCAGGTATGTAAATTTcctgttattttctttagtcggtTGGGGTATGCTGTggatttcattcataattttcgGGATGACAAAgtcccaaatttatggattatatgGAAGTTGGGGGTTTCGAGACCAGTTGTTGCAG ATTTGGAGTTGTCGATATCAGCTTTGGTTCCGTGGTCTGTGatgggggatttcaatgcaacccTGTTCTCgcatgagaaaagaggtccTGGTAAGTTTAATCTTGGATCAGCTGCTGAATTCCAGGCAATGGTTGATGCGTGTGAATTGCTTTCTATCCcttctcagggaaagaaattcacttggactAATAATCGTCGAAGGGGTCATGCAGTTGCAGTGTTGGATCGGAGTTTTTGTAATGGGAAGTGGATAGATGTGTTTAGAAATGTGAAGCAGCGTGTTTTGTTGTCTTCGGTATCAGATCATGCCCCTTTAATTGTTGTCTCTGATGATGTTCAAAGACCTACAAATATCCCCTTTAGATTCCATagcttttggatggaaaatgatcaatttatctCTGTGGTTGAGGAAGCTTGGAAAACTTCGATAGGGGGTAATCCAATTTTCGTTCTGGCACAAAAATTAAAGCAGGTCAAGGAGAATTTAAAGGTTTGGGCGAGGGCCAATTTTCCTAACCTGAATGATGAGGTCGATAAAGCAAAGCTGGAATTAAAGAAGGTTCAAGATATGATAGAGGTGGCTGGgatgaatgatgaattatttaACAGAGAGGCAGATGCAAAAACAGTATTATTGAAGGCCAACCAAATGTACGAGAAgttgtgggctgaaaaagctaaactgagatggatgaaaaatggaGATTGTAACTCGAAGATTTTTCATCTCTCCGTGAAGCTTAGGAGGTTGAAAAATCAGATCACCTCCctaaaaaaggaagatggaacTTGGGTTTCAGACCAACAGGGAATATCGTTTTATgtctctgatttttttgagaaatttcatgaGGCTGATGAAATCACGGTTCATAATGACCTTCTTGATAATATTCCCAGAGTGTTGGAGGAGGAGGACGTGGCAGAATTGGAGATTGTCCCGAGTGGGGACGAAATAAAACAAGCTgtttgggatttagatcctgtaagctctccaggtcctgatgggttcccaGGTAGTTTCTTCAGGCGATGTTGGACTATTGTTGAGGGTGATTTTTGCAGGGCAGTGAAAAAATTCTTTGAGGAAGGGCGGCTTCCTAAAGGAATAAATAACTGCTTTATTTCCTTgatccccaaagttgagagggcGGCCTCTCTTGATAGGTTTCGACctatatgtatggggaatttttattgcaaaGTGATATCAAAAATTCTATCTTCAAGATTACTTGTTGTTTTGCCTAAATTGATTTCGGAAGAGCAAGGCGCTTTCCAGCAGGGTAAAATAATTTCAGCAAATATCAGCCTCGCCTCAGAACTGTCAAATTTGATGTATTCTTCAGTTAGGGGTGGTGGAATGGGACTGAAGCTCGATGTTCAAAAGGCGTATGACTCTCTAgcttgggaattcctctttgca ATTGATGGTTCGCTGAAAACTAcctacctttcctcttcgaTATGGCCTGGTCTTAAAAAGGTGTGGCGGTGGGTACAGTCTCATGAGCAATGGACTGTTGGGAATGGTCAgaggataaatttttggaaagatagctGGCTGGGAAAGAAGTCTATTGAGGAGATGTATGGTTTGCAGTTAGATATCTTTGACTCGATGCAGGCAAAGGTTTCTGATTTCATTTGCCAAGATGAGTGGAATTTTCCCCAG